The nucleotide window cctcctcagGTAGAAGCGGATCTTGTTCGGGGATTTCGCCAAGGAACGGTAGGGTCGCAACAGATTCGGTTATGGTTTTGTCGTCGACAAGCTTCTTGAGCTCCTGCTCAATGGCCTTTTTAACCTCTAGCGCATCTACATAGGCCTGCGAGTCTTGCCTGTTGTACACCTGCGCGTTGTGCGGAATGAGGGCGAGGTCGCGGACGAACTCTGAGAAGTTTTTGTACTCCTTGTTTGAGATCTTGGACTTGATGGTGCTCAGGGCCATGGGTTCCTTGATGATGTCGTAGTAGTCGGGCACGGCACGCTTGTTCACTTTGCGCTGGAAGAGTTTCGTGGGGTCGGCGCCACTGCAAGAGACTTAGCTGCAATTCAATTGATGCGCACATGGTAAATTACTAACTCGTCTGTCCTGTAGTCATATACGTTCTTCAGGCAGTTTGTCATGGCCTCCCATTCCTGTGCTGTCACCGTGGAAGTTGCGCCGGCAGATTCGGCCGTCTCCGTCGTGGGCACCGGCGTCGAGCTTGGTGCGCGTGCGGACGCCATCCTTGCGATAATTACTTTGGTGTTGTCGGGCGTCGGTATCGTTGCTGCGCTACGTGTCGGCTTCGTCGCGTGTAAATGCACGAAGTCGCGACTGCAGCGGAGCGGTGCCGGAGAAACAATCAGCCGAAGCCTGTCACCGATCGCCGGACCAGCGTACTCTAACGATTCCCGAACATTCACTTACGCCATGCCACTTGTTCGCGCCAACTGTCGCCTCCAACAGTGTTCCTGTAGCTGACAAATGGTTTTCCTCCCTCTAAGCTTTCTTGTCTTTGCCCTTGTAGCTATGTGATTAATTCTCTCCTTCCTCCTACTTACTCATCGTAGCTTCCTTGTCCTGACCGCTCCCCACCGCCGCTTCCAACTTTAGATCGCCCCACCAGTACATTGCCTCCCTTGCTCATACTATACCTCTCAACTCTCTCATTCTACTCCAAAAACCTCCCCCACTTCTACATTGCCCACCAGATTAATACCACACATTCTCGACACCATGCCGATCCGCATTCGATTGCGAGCACCCAACGGTACTCATACCATCTCCCTCGACGATCACGCCGCCGTTTCCGATCTTCTCTCCTCCATCAGCGAAAAGACTGAGCTGCCATTATTCGAGCTCAAATGGAACCATCCACCACAACCGCTAGATCCGTCTCTGTACGGCTTGTCCACCCTGTTGAAGGACACCGACCTTAAGCTCAACGGCGCATCTATTATCGTCATCGGGAAGGCCACAGGCGACCCAAGTGAGCGGAAGCGGGAAGAGGAACTTCAAGCTGCGACATCGCAAGCGGCCCCATTGTCTCTCCAGCGCAAGCAGAACTCAGCACTAAAAGACACCCCCGAAGTGCCTGTACCCGATCGCAGCGGCACAATCGTACTTCGAGTAATGCCGGATGATAACTCTTGCATGTTTCGAGCAGTGGGCAGTGCCGTACTGACTGACACACTGGACGCCATGACTGAGCTCAGGTCGATGGTCGCGCAAGCCATACAGAGAGATCCGGAGCAGTACAACGAGGCAATCTTGCAACGATCTCCTGACGAATACTGCAAGTGGATATCATACTCTGACTCATGGGGTGGAGGTATCGAGCTCAGCATTCTATCCCAGGAGTTCGATATCGAGATATCCAGTATCAACGTGCAGGATCTTCGAGTCGACAGATTTAACGAGGGCAAATCACGACGTTGCATCCTGGTATATTCCGGCATTCACTACGACACCATCGCACTTGTCCCAAGGGGTACGTCACCGCAAGATCCATCGCAAGATATCAAGCTATTTGATGCCAATGACACGGTCATCCTGGAGGCGGCGAGGGAGCTTTGCGGGCAACTGAAGAAACAACATTACTATACTGACACCCAGAAATTCAATATTAAATGCAATAAGTGTGGGTGGAAGGGGTCAGGTGAACGAGAAGCCGTACAACATGCCACCGAGACCGGCCACAGCGACTTCGGTGAAGCGGACTAGGCTTTCTATAAGTGTGTGATCTCACGAGTCATTGTTGCCATTAATTCCATTATTTGGAGTGGTTGTTTTACACTTTATACCCAAGAAAGAAGACACATGAGAAATATTTCATCATTTTCAGCCTTCTCCGCAGTGCATTACCCATGATTGAGTGATTAGGTCATATCGAAAGATGATGTGTTAGCAGTGAGCAGTATGTGTTGAGAGCATCTCAGAGAGACTAGTCAGAGGATGGGAACACTGCAGCACTAACAATACAATATCAATCCTACCAAGTACTTCCGCTGCTGCTTTTCCCCAAGTCGCATAGACCCTGTCGCTTTGGTAGGTGAGGGGCACACTATCGCTTTTCGGCCTTCTCTCTCACCTTCACCGCCATATTGCGCTAATGAGATCCCCGCTGTCACCTTGAGTAACCGTGCTAGCTCCATAGGGCTGCAAACGCGCCCGACCATAAAGACTCACCCGCGCAGTCAGTTCTGCTCAACCTCTCGCGCCTCTCGTCGGCCAACGTTGAATAGGTAAGCACTGCTTCCGCCTGCCGTTGTTGGAGTTTGGACTGATCATCGAAAGCGACGAGCAAGATGGCGCTTCCGCCCGCCGTAGGTTCAGTAACATCGGATTTCAGGCTTACAGAGTACATGATATCTTTCACCTTGGTTCCTCAACCTCAACTAATATACACAGTCTTTCAGGAGAGACCATTCGGGTCCAAGCCGGCAACCGAATCATCTATGTACACAAAGCTCTTATTGCAGCCAGCTCTGAGTTTTTCCGGAACGTAACGAAGCCCGAATGGACAACACACTCGAAGGTAATCGACTTGTCTAATCAGTGTCCCGAGATCTTCGAAATCTACTGCCAATGGCTTTATAGTAAGCGCCCATTTTCGGGCAATCCACAGGGGAACACTTGGATATCTTTCGCCAAATTTTATGTCCTGGGGGAGGAAATCATGGACCAAGCTTTCCAGAATGTTATCGTTGACGCTATGATCGCTCGCTCGCCATTCCACATGCTCGACATCCAAAACCGAGCTAGGCTTTACTGTACCGGGATATAACGCAATCAGACTCCTTTATTGAGGAACTACCGAGAGATCCCCTGTGCGGCGCTTATTCGTTGATCTATGGGCCTTCAATATGTCTGTTTCATGGAATAGCCTTAACGCTCTGAAACAATCAGACATGAAGCCATTCGTTGACGATCTACTTCCTGCGCTCACAAAGAATCGAGGAGCTATCCATGCGTCATTTCGGCCCTGGGTATTGCAGCCAGCCTCCTACCGCAGTAAGATCGTCGTTCTGAACACTGGCAAGGGAGCTAAGGAAGGTGAAGGGGGCACGACCGTGACAGCTAGCCAAGATGATATGGATGTTACTGAGCCTTGAGAAAGAGGTTTCCAACGGTTGTAAGAGCAGCAAAGTCCAAGAACGCAGTCGAGGAGTGATAGCTAAAATGACAGCCATTCTAATGTTCATAGAACATTCTTCTGCTTACTTGATAGCAAGGCCATGCTTCCTTGTACTATTCCGACAGCATGTATTCTACTAATGCACCTTACGTCTTTTCGATTTCAACAGATAATTGCCTTACCGTACCTCCTGCACTGCTACGTATACGGCAATGACGAAGCTCATGATCAATTTCCCATCTTTCGTCCACAAGTTTCCTACCATACTGTCTGCTAGTCTCGTGCTAACACAATCTCTCAAGGCATTCGTACCTGTTTTCTTCTACTTTCTCCTTATAAATAACATAATTTGGATAACAAGCATCAAGATACAGTATCTAAACATGTAAGACAAGCACAACATGTTGATTAAATCAGACCATAAAATATATTTCATAGTCTTAAGTGGACCCCAACACCGCATGAAGGCTGCTAAGTGAGTTCCACATATTCTATCAAGATCCCATTTTAGTAGCTAATCGCCCCCATAGCCTCACAGGCGAGACCGTACAAGTGCTCGTAGGAAACAATATCCTCAATGTCCATGCCACAACCTTAATCCAGACCTCC belongs to Pyrenophora tritici-repentis strain M4 chromosome 10, whole genome shotgun sequence and includes:
- a CDS encoding cysteine protease (OTU family), which produces MPIRIRLRAPNGTHTISLDDHAAVSDLLSSISEKTELPLFELKWNHPPQPLDPSLYGLSTLLKDTDLKLNGASIIVIGKATGDPSERKREEELQAATSQAAPLSLQRKQNSALKDTPEVPVPDRSGTIVLRVMPDDNSCMFRAVGSAVLTDTLDAMTELRSMVAQAIQRDPEQYNEAILQRSPDEYCKWISYSDSWGGGIELSILSQEFDIEISSINVQDLRVDRFNEGKSRRCILVYSGIHYDTIALVPRGTSPQDPSQDIKLFDANDTVILEAARELCGQLKKQHYYTDTQKFNIKCNKCGWKGSGEREAVQHATETGHSDFGEAD
- a CDS encoding BTB domain containing protein translates to MALPPAVGSVTSDFRLTDLSGETIRVQAGNRIIYVHKALIAASSEFFRNVTKPEWTTHSKVIDLSNQCPEIFEIYCQWLYSKRPFSGNPQGNTWISFAKFYVLGEEIMDQAFQNVIVDAMIARSPFHMLDIQNRARLYCTGI